The genomic DNA GGTGCTTGAAGCATTGATACGTGCTAATGACAGCACCGGTTAGCACTACTGATCGCACACCGTGGTTGATCCCAATGCATTATGTCCAGATACTCAAATATGACTGATACATTCAGAGACACCTCCAATGCCATGGTTAAATAGCATATTGGCATGTTAATACCTACCTCAAAACGTGCCAAAATCATAACATAACGGTAAATCTCAGACCAGTTCCGGACACCTGCAAAGAACAAAGTCACCCACCCTAAAGTTTGCCATTGCTGGAAAACATGAAGCAATATAACTGAATTAACATTAACTTTGGATAAAGAAGTCCTCCACTAGCTGATAACATGTTTAAGCATACACACATCCCCAAAACAGCAATGGAATTGTTCCTCTTTTTCCATTAATTCAAGGTCAATAGAAttgaaagagaagcagagtgACATGCCAAGTCAGACTGACAACAGGTTTATATATTGAACAAAACTAGGAAAATgtcaccaaaaatattttagtatctCGAAGCATGTCAGTGCCTTTGCAGAAGCTCTGGAGGCTTGAATGGACCAAATTCCCTCCCTCGCAAATCTCTACGTTCATCTGACCCAGCTGACAAATGACATTTAGCCAGAAAAATGGACTTTCCTGTGAAATGTCTTTACTTATGGCCCTTTGTGAAACCATCTATTTCTAAAGACAATCTTTAGCCTGACTGTCCTAGCAGCAACAGCAGTAAAGGCTGCTGAGCAAGGGaattgtttctgctgctgttaccATAAGAGTGGCTCCGAATGCCTTTGAGGGAAAGTTCAGTTTTCTCATGATTTTCTATTTCAATTTCTCCAACAGACTGGCCCCACTGCTCATGTCGGAAATGTTGTTCCCTTTGtctagaagaaagaaaagagtgaaTCGACACAGGCAAAATCAATAAAGCTGCTGGTAAGGAGGCCACAGTGCTGATCTGATGGATTTACATCCCAAAACGAAGGAGAGATTTCAAGAGCATCTGGATCACAGCTACACCACCAGATTCTACACATTAGCAAACACTGTCACATTTCCCAGTTATAGTACAAAATGCTTGTTACGTGTAACAACACAGGCCAGACCTTCAAGAGGTCTGCAGAATAATTACTATTAACCCCAGAAGACCTTACTCTCGCCTCTCACTTTTTGACCCTTTGGAAGAACTCAATGGTCCATGGCTCCTGGGCAAAAGCGCGGGCAAATGTGCTGGGGTGACTGTCGACACTGAAGTTGAAGACTTCTGTGAAGTTCTCCCAGctaggaagagaagggaaaaaccAAAAGGCATCATTAGCTTGCAGGTCGCACAAGGCCAACTGGACACTTGCTACTCTGACCATGGTGACCATTGAATGTTATTGTGTTAGgaaatttctgatttttgtcatttttgtcgTGTTATTacttttcaaaggaaacagagaatggAAACGACGGCCTGTAGAAAAGCACAGCAAGGGTCCACAGATTAACAAGGAAGGGAAGCTGGAGGGGCAGAGCTTCAAGCAAAAGGATAAGGATGCTGCTTTGTCTCATGTGGTCTGTTCAGAGGTACAAATGCAGCACTCTGCCAGAAATGCTGTGCTACTTCAACAGCAAATCATTTTTAATCAGGCAACTAGAGTCCATAACCCAGGTAGAATTTGTATTGCTGGGAAGTGATGGCAGAACAAGAAAGCAGAGGCAAGGGTTTACTTTGTGCACATGCCCCTTTGAAAACAGTAACTAtgtggaaaagagaaacaaaaccacaaataaatatttctgaataaagaaCGTGGTTTGGAGCTCTTAGTCTGTTTCCTAGTTGTGTGAGCAGAGCTCCTATGGAAATATATGCTAGAATCATTCCACGACTGTTAATTGTTCAGGCTTTATTTCTACTATTAATAGGAAAAATGCAGGAAACAATGCCAGCAGCAATGTATTTTGAGATTACAGCACTCTGTAGAAGCTCCAAAATCCTTTTAAAGCAGTTtctccaaataaaaatacaccagACATTGAAGTCTTTGGTGTGATAACTTCCTAAATAACAAATAGTGAGGTTACCACTTTGCAGTCAGTTTGGTTTAATTTCCTGAAGAACCAAACCTCTAACCACAAACCTCCTCTACATCCCAAAGCAAAGTGAAATGCTCTTACTGAAGAGAGAATTTAACTGGTACAAGTTCTCCCTCTTCTTCACTCCACTGCTGTCGGAAGGGACCTTTTCTGTAAGACAAAGCAGCATAATTTTGTAACATACCTAAACGAACAGCAAAATGTTCCTTACGCATTTGATAATGGATCAATAGGAGACACTGCAGAAGAATTACATTATTGTGTGCTAAGGTAGAAGAGTAATCCTCTATTACAACCCAGCACTGGTTGTAGATATTACCAGCTGTATTTTCATTACTTAGCAAGCATCGTGTGCTATTGTTACCAAGTTGCATTTGGTTCAAGTTGGTTAATTAAATTTTCAGGTAGTGTTCAAAAAGCCTTGGTCTTCTGTGTATGAAACGATAAAGTGCTGTAGTACCTAAGTAATCCATCGAAGCTTATTTTCCAGCGTGCTTGGAGCTCTAAGTACTCAATAGTGAGCCCTCCTCCACTCCAAATCTCTTCAGATTCGTCACTCACCATCATGTTTGGATGTTGTGGGTGCTAAAAAgacatttcaggaaaacatttgtgTAAGTCATATCTGGGGATGCAACACTGTTCAGTTCCTCGCTGGCAGTCCTCTGCTGGAGGAACATTTGATTGAATTGGCTTTTCAGTTCTGCCTGCTTTCTGGTAACCACatattggaaaaggaaaattccaTCTAAAACACCAGAGTTATCAGATAACGTGTTATTGCTTCAAATGATACAATTGAATTACTTGTGTGAAGGGAGATCACTGTAAAAGCCCAGCTCCTTATGCTAGTGACTCTGTCAAACTTACAGCCAAGCAGATTCAGAGCACAGCGCCTGTTTTTCTGCCAGTGAGTGCTGCTGTTATCACTGGAAGAGAACTCCAATGACAGGCTTTAAGAAGGAAGACAAAACCAAGCATCACTTGTACCATCAGTGCCTTTAGTCACAGCACCAATGTTTTACTGGTAGGACGTTAATGTAGCGAAGATGCAGAGCACATTAATTTTTGACTGGGCTCCTAACGCAGGTTCAAGATACGAGTTAAGCACCGCTCTTGAATGTCAGCCGACTCCACCACTTACTTCAAACTCTCCTATCCCATCCACCCTCAGGAAGAGCCACATCTCACAGATCCCGTGAGGACGTTTGGCAAGGCGAGCAATCACAAAGGTCTTGTTGGTCTCCACAAAGCCCGTGAAGTAAACCGAATCGAATGCctaggaaaaggaaacagatttcagctccagctggaggcaggaagggagggggagaagacgattaattctttgttttccatgtttctttttagtagctcaattttactttcactttctgtatttaataCTAGACCATTTGTTGACCCGAAAGCTTTATCCCATTCTTCATTACCCATTTCCTCATCAGGACCAACTCAGAAAGCAGAGAGGGAGCAGGTGAGAAGCAGTTTTAGAGAGGGACCGTAATTATCGCATGATAGCCACAGACAAGGAGAACTATTTCCAAGAAGCAAGATGACTATTTTGCAATGGGATGTTCCTTCAACCAAAATCCTTACAAAATGTGTCCTAAAAAAGACTATCTGTGTAAAAGGAATTTAGCCCAAAATATGCTGCTCCCCCATCTAGCTCCAAATTGAATACAGGACAACTTATATTTACAGGAAACACAGAACTgacaatgaaaagaaagaaaaagagagcaagCCATAAAAAACCTAGCACTTCACTGTCATAATGAACACTTGACAGTGCTAGGGACAGAAGTCCACAACTTCAAATTCAGATGTGTACTTTCACATGTATGTGTGGAACACAAAGTTAACTCTCCCAAGCTGGAACGTGGAAATTACGATTTATGTATGCATATTTGGGCATGGATAAAGTTCTGCTTCCAAAATTTATCCATCATAAGATGGATACAGGCTCACAGAGTGAGCCTACTGGATGCTACATGGATCATTTCTGGGAAGTTTTTCCAAACCATTTTTGACCTGTTTTGTAACTGCTGCTCCAGGTCAAAAAGTGATCTGGAAAAAACTTCCTTCTGGAAGGtttcctttctggaaaaaaacagcaaggaacAGTCAAGGTGCCCTCCCAGGGATGTGTTGAGCAGAGATGAAGGATGTGGGTCAGGCGGTGAGGGATGCCCAGCATCAGgatgcaggggctgggggctcctgggggtACAGGTCCTAGAGGTGTTGGGGTGCAGGGGACACAGAGGGGTGTGGGTCCTGCACATGGAGGTCCTGGGGGTCTGCGTCCAGGGGGAATGGGAGTCCTGTGGGCATGTGCATCCCAGGGGACGGAGGGGAtggtggtgctggggatggggtCGCAGCGGGACAGGGGTGCTGGGGAGATGGGGTACGAAGCAAAGGGGGTGCTAAGGAAAGGAGTGCCAAGGAAAGGGGTGCCAAGGAAAGGGGTGTCAGGGAAAAGGGTGCCAGGGAAAGGAGTGCCAGGGACGCTGCAGGACACTCACATGGGGGTCGGGCCAGATCAGGCGCGGCCTGCGGGGCTCCTCGGTCCCTCCGGCGACCACCCGTTGCCGCCAGGCTCCGTGGAAGAGCAGGAGCCCGGCCAGAGCCCAGCGCTTCAGCGGGACCCGAGCTCCGGGACCGGCCGCCCTCAGCGCCCCGAGCAGCGCCAGCAGCGCGGCCGCCAGCAGCGCCAGCAGCGCCGGCATCGCGGGGCCGGCCTGGGGAGGATCCCGAGCCGGGCCAGGGGGTCCCGGAGCCGGGATAGGGGCCTCAGGGCCGGGATAAAGGTTTTGGAGCCGGCCCGGGGGGCTCGGAGCCGGGCTGGGAGCCGCAACAGGGCCTCGCCCGCAGGGGCAGCGCCGGCTCCGGCTGCCGCCAAACCCCGCCTCGGAGCCGGCGCTGAGGGCGCTTTGGGCGGCTCGGCCCTGCGGGTGGAGGTTGAGGCCGTTCCCTGATGTCCCTCGGGATATCAGTGGCTGCTTTAGGGTTTTTGGCCCCGTTTCGCTCGGCTTTCAGCTTCTGTGGGTGTTCATTGCCAGCTCCAGGCGATGGGCATGGAAAGGGCTTGGCAGCGCTCTTTGGACAAGCCAGCAGCAAGACTGGCAGCGGGCAGCCTGGCAGCCTCCGTCACAGGTGCCATTTCTGGAAGCCGTGTTTTTGAGGGCTTTTAGCAGGTCCCTTTATTCCTCGTCTCATTGCCCTGCTCCAGATTAAATCCGGTCTCGCAGGAAAGATTGAAGTGCCGATGCTCTTGCTTTGGGGCTCTCTGCTTCCacactttcattttctgagtgCCTGGCCTCTGACAGTCCTACAATTTCTCATTGGGATTATAGCGTCTTTTAGGCGACATTTCCTCTGCCCTTATATTCATGTTTCTATCTATCCTTCAAAAGTCTTTAGTGGCTTAAAGTTTcgtttttcttaaaaagcttCCTTGCTTTTAcgcagtttctttttttctgagactgGGCACAATAGCAAATTATTGCTTTATTGCTATCATCGGGCATCAAGAGTAGAAGGGCAGGATCTAAAAAGCAGAAGGTACCACAGACAACAAGGttcagaaatttatttcagtaaattgCCATTGCTTCAGTTAATATTCAAGGAGCAAGCCTCAAAGTTAACCACATACAATAGGCAGTGAGccagagataaaaaaaaaatatatatatatatatatatatttatatatatattcttgctTCAGATTGTGCCACAGAGGAATGGAAAACTGTCACAAAATAGATGTGTCTCACAATGTTATCACTCTGCACCTGCAACAGAGCGCATTATGGTTCAGAACAGAGAAGGGCTGCAAGGGAACGGAttatgaaaaacagcttttatttttagttaaaatgtaaataaaacattgacACAAAGCAATGTTTAATGGGGAAGCATCCACACAAATGACAAATGTTTGGCACCTTGCAAACATGCATAATTAAACCTTCAACAGCACTAGTCGGCTTGAGCTGTAAGGGCCTATGGCAAACGACATATTCCtgtaaatgctttatttttttcctaatgcaatCTGCGAGCAGCTTTACTGCTCTTTGCCAAACCGTTGGAGTCCTTATACAAATCATTTGAATTTCAGTATTTGCATTTCTAAGGGCAGGAACAACGGGGCATGCATATTTCATATGTTCCTCCGATATGTGAAGTATTCAAAAAGTCCCACAATTTAAACAACACGTTGGTTAAGGTATTGTGGCTGTCTCTGTGGAATCTGTAACAGAGATAAGCCCCGTTCCTTCCTACGAGGACAGGAAGCATGGAAACAATTTGCTTCGTACAGCGTTATGTTTCAACATTTCTTAGGTAATTTGTTTGAGGACTTGAAGTTATCTCTGGCAAACAATTTATCTTGGCAGCATTGTTTGCTGTGGAAGTGGGTTCCAAAACAGCAGGACTTGCAGAAGAACCGAAGTCCTGACATGTCTGGTAATGCTTTTCGCATGGCAAAAACAACGCCGTGCATATTAAAACAAGCCTGCCtaagctctgctctgcacactTAGCAAAAATGCGGGGAGGAAAATATTTGactgatttgtttgtttttgagttcaggaggaaatgagaaacctgcacagtgttaaaaatacagagaacaaAGCAAGATGAATTTAAGAATTTCTGGTTAGCATAAATTTGCTGACTTGCCCTTAAGCATCTGCCATATTGACCGTGAAAATTCCCATTGTGTAGTGAACATAGTGAACACTGCACCTTTTAAAACCATCTGACTGGCAAAAGAAATTGGTACAGCACAGTTATATTCTGTCAAAatgcctcagcaccctcagaaATTGAGGTTAAAAATTTTGCAATATCAGACTGAGTCCCTCAAGGAAGCTCTGAGGTCGAAACTGGTTCTCAAGATCTTTGCACTGTAGTGAGCACAGACTGTATTTGCTGTGTGAAGCTATCCAATGTCTCTAGCAGTGTTTGAGCAGAAATCAAAactaacttgaaaaaaaaaaaatccttcctcgTCTCTAATCCTTAGAGAGCTTCAAATGAAAGTTGGTTTTCAGAACTACATCCACAAATAATGGCTAGTGTGATGTGTATAGTACAAGATCCAGATGTGACTGAACTTTGAGAAGGCTCAGATCTGGGAGAGAATGCCCTAGTTTCAGCCCAACTTTATGTGACATGACAttgtataattttattattttttttaattgtcaaaCAACTACTTTGTCTTTACACCTTTTCTCCTTCAATTTGCATCTGGAGACGTGTACACTGCCAATGCAGCATGACCAGTATGACTAACACATTTCAAGATGCCTTACAGATGCAGAAGTAAGTGAGGCACCATCCAGTGGACAAAAGCAGTGAGTGACAAGATGGGACGCTGCAGTGACAAGCTATTAAACGTCAGTTCCACTGAAATGGATTGCAACATTTGCACTGATGTAGAAGCTCTTCCTGGTAAAGCACATgtaggagctgctggagcaagtATCCAACCTTTTGGGCACAACAACATGCAGAGTCTTGTCTCGTCAAAACTGCTAAATATAAAAAAACAGAGAACTCAACTTTTTTTATATCTTCTGGGTGACTGTTGTGTATCAGTCTGTGTATCAGCCACCCTAATGTAGAAGCACAAGCAAGGCAGTATGCTTCAGTTTTCTTGAGGGGTAAGCTCATTAAGCACTGCATCATCGTAAGTACATACCCAAGACAATGTggtttgcttcatttttgtatGGATAAACGGCATGTTAGTTATATTAAGGGAGAATatggagagagaaggaagtttTAGGAAAAGGTCAACTCCTATGATTTTATGTGCATACATGTTTGCATACTGTCATTTCAATAGCAGAGTTTGGCAATAGGGTAATTTCTTCCAGCTAAAGCCCAGCTGTTGGGAAATAGAAGACTACACACAAAAGCAAGTTCTCCTGAAATCCAATGGTTCaggacagaaacagaagaaaaagaaaagaaaaaagaaaaaaaaaaaaaagaaaccacagctgTATTTTATTGCACTTATCAGCATGCAGAACTCGTTATGCACTTGCTGCCGATGTCCCACTAGATGGTGTTCATGCTacgagaagaaaaaaatgaggatgGAAAAGTGTACCCGAGCTGTGATAATGTCatccttcagcattttttttactgtgttttaaaatgcatcttcAGCTCACACACTGCCAAGATTGCTATTTTGCATCTCATTTTCAAGGCTACTGGGTATCTACTTTTCCTAATACGCTGTGGAAAATACTGAATGTCATGTGCTAGTATTTCGACATGAAACGTTTCACCTAATTTAACTACAGATGTTGAGCCTAAACCAAATTGGTTCACAAAATTTAGTAAACGGGAACTGAAAAAGCTGCTAACTTAGGTGCCTGAAATCCTTCTCCTGAGACTCCCTGAACTATAGAGCCGAAAAGAAACAAGACTCCCTGAACTAAAGAGGAGCCACGAAGTAGCACCGTGACACTGAGTGTAGGACATCACAAAAGAAAGCCCTTGGTGGCCATCCTGAGGTAAAACCCCTGGGATCTGCAGCCAGTTTTCAAAGGGGCAGGTAGATGTGGTGCTGCGGAACAGGTAAGTGTGGTGCTGCGGGACTATAACGCCACACAGAGGTATCACTTTAGAAGCTGTGAACACACTTTTAACCCAAAGTGATGATTTTATTGAACATTTGCAGGGTAAAACGCCAAGCTGCTAACTTAGGTGCCTCAAATCCTTCTGAGACTCCTTGAACTGAAGAGCCATGAAGAAACAGGACTCTGAACTAACAAGGAGCCATGAAGCAACACCACTGTGACACCGAGCGTGGGACATCACGAAAATAACCCTTGGTGGCCATCCTGAGGTAAAACCGCTGGGATCTGCAGCCAGTTATCACAGGGGCAGGTAGATGTTGTGCTGCGGGACTGTAATGCCACACAGAGGTATCACTTTAGAAACTGTGAACGCATTTTTAACCCCAAATGATGATTTTATTGAACATTTGCGGGGTAAAACACCAAGCTGCTAACATAGGTGCCTCATATCCTTCTCCTGAGACTCCTTGAGCTACAGAGCCATGAAGAAACAAGACTTCATGAACTAAGTAAGAGTCACGAAGAAACACCACTGCGACACTGAGCATGGGACATCACAAAAATAACCCTTGGTGGCCATCCTGAGGTAAAACCCCTGGGATCTGCAGCCAGTTTTCAAAGGGGCAGGTAGATGTGGTGCTGCGGGACTGTAATGCCACACAGAGGTATCGCtttagaagctgtgaatgcaTTTTTAACCCCAAATGATGATTTTATTGAACATTTGCAGGGTAAAACACCAAGCTGCTAACTTAGGTGCCTCAAATCCTTCTCCTGAAATTCCTTGAACTGAAGAGCCACGAAGAAACAAGATTCCCTGAACTGGAGCCATGAAGCAATACCACTGTGACACTGAGCGTGGGACATCACAAAAATAACCCTTGGTGGCCATCCTGAGGTAAAACCGCTGGGATCTGCAGCCAGTTATCACAGGGGCAGGTAGATGTTGTGCTGCGGGACTATAACGCCACACAGAAGTATCAATTTAGAAGTTGTCAACGCATTTTTAACGCAAAATGAGGATTTTATTGAACATTTGCGGGGTAAAACGCCAAAAGCCTGCACCCACGCAGAGCAAAGCGCCTAATAACGCCCCACTCTCAGAGCCCCTCCTCCCCACACACTGAGGCGAAGCCCCGCCCACACGGGCATCAAGTCCGCCCCGCCGGCGTCGCGCGCATGCGCACGCACCCTCCGCTAACCAACGCATGCGCAGCTCAGGCCGGGAGGGGGGGCTCCGCGCTTCCGCCTCCCGCCGGCGCCGCCCCGGCCGCTTCCGGGAGTCGTCGGCTCCGCCgagcgcccggccccggccccgggcacggcggcggccccggccctgcccggcccggccctgcagCAGCGGCGGGGCTCGGCCCCAGGAGGCCGCTGAAGGAGGAGCCGGGAAGGTCGGTGAGGAGCCGGGAAGGTCAGTGCTGGAAAGGAGAAGGGTCGAGCCctgtggggaggagggggtcGAGCCCCGCAGCGCTGCGAGGGGGGGAACCGGGCCCTGAGGGGGGGCCTGGGAGGCACCGGGGGGGCCGTGCGGGGCTCGCACCGCTGGGTCGTGGGCACGGGGATGTGGCTGAGAGCATCGCCGGGGGTGTGATGGGGTTGGGGGCACGGTGGCTGCTCACCATAACGGGGTTAGAGGAGGTCTTTGGGAGCTGACGCTCTCCTGCTTCGAAAATGTGCCGATAAAGCAGAGCTCTGATGGTTATTTAGTAAATTAAATGAGAACTTGAGGCTTTTAGGGCAGATTTTAATGACTGAAAGCTCGTGgtgtccaaaaaaaaagataacactTCTTATCTGTCTTTAAACTTCTCTTGCTTTTGCCCTAACTTACTACATTTTGTACCGTACTTTTCTGATAAATTCCCTGTTTATGCCTTTTCTGAAAGCATAGGGAAGCGAATTGGTAGCATACTGCAGCAGTAGGAAGGCTGAAAAcgaagaatggaaaagaaatgtgagagtttattttttaattgctgtgaGGAACTGTTGAAAATAAAGGCTTTAGCACTCTCTTAATCGATGTTGAAAATCGCCAGTGCAAATATTTTAGCTTTGATCTGTGATGTTACTTTCTGTAACCTTGAAGGAGAAACTGTATGTGGATATGGATACGATAAGTGGCAGTGCCTGGTACTGCCACCCGGATACTGCAGTGCACTCACTGAGTGAGATACCCAGGCTCATCCTCAAGTGAATGTGAGGATAGGGAATAAATTTATCAGTGTAAAAaccacagtaagaaaaaaaaacaactctacaGAACGTGAGGCAGTTGCCATTGGCAAAGGTGTAAAACTTCCAGTTGCCACATAGCGATGTGATATTTGTTTAAGCTTTCTGGAGTCTAATCTGAACTTGAGCCTGTGGCCCTGTTCCAGAAGAGGTAAGATGTAAAGCCCAGCCGTAGCTCCCACATATCGTGCTTGTGTCCTTTCTTGAGTAAAGGTTGTTTGCTAATCCAGAAGTGTTCTCTCCTTGCTGTTGAAACCCAGTGAGCTCATCATGTATCGGATCGTGTGCATCTTTCATGGGCTCTGAAGTCTCATGAAATGGGTTCCCTCTGATTTCCATatttatggaggaaaaaaaaagatacctaGCATCTTAGAAGCTTTTTGGTATTTTGCTGAATATGGAAAAGTGAATTGGTACTGCAGATTTATCAGGTTTGTTGCTGACAAGCAAAACGCTTTAGTACATTTTATAGTGTTCTGAAGGCCTGCagagttttttctttcattttgtatttttcatttttgttttacccAGGGTGCCAGTTCCTGTTTTTTTGTGGATGTTTATAAAGATGCTAGCAGCATAAAGACACGAGCAATTAGATGAGCAGCTTGCCTGTAAGACATCCATACTTAACGCTGAGTTACTGTATTCCTTTTCTCTGAGGTCATGTAGCACATCCCCTTTTCAGAGCTGAAAAGAAACTCTTCCAgtgttttctgtggcttttgACTTGCTGTAGAGACTGGCATAAGGAGAACCATTACAATAGTTTTAAACTTGCCTGTTAAATATGTAATTTACTGAAGATCATCTCTTGAATTCATCCTTGGATGTGTGCATGCAGACAGCATCATGTTGATGTGTTTCCACTGCAAATTGTCAGtgtgcctgcagcagagcaggtggAGTTCAATAAAAGGAAGGGCTAAAAGGTATAAACGAGGAATTCCCAAGATAAATACAGTACAAAATATGTTAGAGCAAAAGCAAGAAGGTTTTTAGAGAGGTGATCAGCCATGTCACCGAGGCCACGGGACAGAATCGGGGTTGTAGTTGATGGATTTATTTGGATTGTAGTTGCTGGACTGGTACTGCTGAGTGCCAGCTGCTCAAAGCAGTTCTTGCACATTTCATGGTTGCTGAGAAAGCTTAACCTTGAAGTCATAGTACTGAGCAGACAGAgttccctgctgcagagcttcctgctgcagagctAGGCTGTTGCTGGGGCTGACCTAAAGGCTTTTCAGTACAGTTAATGGTCAATGTAGTTATTGGagtagttttatttgtttgccgGGAGGTTGTTTGCCAGATAAGTCACTGAGCAGGGCTTGAAATGAGCCACAGTTTACTTATTAAGTGGCTTTGCAGTTGGGGTTGTATGTATCTGTAATGAAAAGTGAGTTACCCAAATCAGGCGTGATTATGTCTAGATGCTGGCTGATGGATATTTATTTATCGGTCAGCAGCGAGCGGTCCAAATTGCTGATGGTTTCAGATACAGTAATAGGTTTGCCCACTTggtttacttttaaattttgcagtttttatcGAAGTTAATGtttaagctattttattttaatgagactATGGTTCTGTAATCGTGATTTGCCACCAGTGCTGTGTTTGCTGTGTAGGATTTAAATCAATCATACATGAACGCTGCACGGTTATTGCCCTAGTGTGTGGTATCAGACAGCATCCCTACGACTTCTCGCTTATCTGTACTTAGTCAGCAAagttgaaataaaagcattctCGTTGCTTCATTGAAACTGAAGTATGAGGAATTGTAAGAACTGTCTTGTGTaactagaaagaaaaagtgacccaACAAGATTTGGGTTTTAATGACTGGATTTTAAACCTGTACATCAATTATTATCTGtatatctgtttaaaaaaaaaaagtgtgttttttctaGAACTGCAAGCACGTTAGGCCCAGTCACTTTACAAGACCATCTTTCCAGTGATCTCGAGTTTGTAATGTAacatcaaatttatttatttttatatattgccATGTGCTTTCTAAGCAGTCCACTTGTCACTTCTTACTGTTATTGCAATGATCTCTCTGCTGTTGGGCCTGTGTTTCATTAACAATGAGAGCAGGTCAGATAAGACATACTTAACCTGAGAATTTCAAATAACACTTAAGAGGGGAGCTATATCAGATTAGATTTAATATAATCACCTGTGCAAATAGATGACATTTTGCATGAAATGTTGAATAATTCAGTGTTATCTTCCAGTGCCAGCTAACGACTTGTAAAAGGTC from Anas acuta chromosome 10, bAnaAcu1.1, whole genome shotgun sequence includes the following:
- the LOC137861925 gene encoding uncharacterized protein isoform X2; the protein is MPALLALLAAALLALLGALRAAGPGARVPLKRWALAGLLLFHGAWRQRVVAGGTEEPRRPRLIWPDPHAFDSVYFTGFVETNKTFVIARLAKRPHGICEMWLFLRVDGIGEFEHPQHPNMMVSDESEEIWSGGGLTIEYLELQARWKISFDGLLRKGPFRQQWSEEEGELVPVKFSLHWENFTEVFNFSVDSHPSTFARAFAQEPWTIEFFQRVKKQREQHFRHEQWGQSVGEIEIENHEKTELSLKGIRSHSYGVRNWSEIYRYVMILARFEDGTAAHLTVINMPATTTNLTVGYVFFPDGKKAGIEWSNASLAEMADDGVIRDEYRVTFTAGGKYFDVSARLDKQACPVVYNGLTGRGVFHECIADFQLNGLTQGWGLAEFYYRDEAAQLIPNLQLGSKANGPNLSSQHPVSDSSPPGC
- the LOC137861925 gene encoding uncharacterized protein isoform X1 gives rise to the protein MPALLALLAAALLALLGALRAAGPGARVPLKRWALAGLLLFHGAWRQRVVAGGTEEPRRPRLIWPDPHAFDSVYFTGFVETNKTFVIARLAKRPHGICEMWLFLRVDGIGEFEHPQHPNMMVSDESEEIWSGGGLTIEYLELQARWKISFDGLLRKGPFRQQWSEEEGELVPVKFSLHWENFTEVFNFSVDSHPSTFARAFAQEPWTIEFFQRVKKQREQHFRHEQWGQSVGEIEIENHEKTELSLKGIRSHSYGVRNWSEIYRYVMILARFEDGTAAHLTVINMPATTTNLTVGYVFFPDGKKAGIEWSNASLAEMADDGVIRDEYRVTFTAGGKYFDVSARLDKQACPVVYNGLTGRGVFHECIADFQLNGLTQGWGLAEFYYRDEAAQLIPNLQLGSKANGPNLSSQHPWLLTVVVWRQFRGNF